From the Pseudomonas sp. VD-NE ins genome, the window AACGAGGATCTTTGGGAGTACCTGTATAAACAGAACTGCAAGAAGGTCCTGGCCGACGCCCGAAGTCACGCCGTGCCGACGGCTGACGTCGATGTGAAAGCGCGTGAGGCCAAGCTGGCGCACTTGATGCAAATCGGCATGCTGGGATTGAACATGGTGTCGATGTTCGTGCCGGTGTTGGGCGAAGTCATGATGGTGGTGATGGCCGGGCAATTGTTGTACGAGACCCTGGAGGGCGCGATCGAGTGGAGTGAAGGCGATCGCAGGGCGGCCAAGGATCATCTGATCGACGTCGCCGAGAACCTGGCCCAGATCGTGGTGATGGCGGGGGTGGGCGTGGGTGTGCGCAAATTCTCGGCCGCCAGTCCGGTTCCGGTCATCGAACAGCTCAGCCCGGTGAAGCTGCCCAATGGCCAGACGCGACTGTGGAAGCCCGATCTCGGCGCGTATGAATCCACGGTGACGCTGGAGGCCAGCCCTGGCCCGAACATGCAGGGCCAGTACGTGATCGACGGCAAAACCTTTATTCGTCAGGACGGTAAGGTTTACGAGCAGTTTTACGACGAGTCGATCAGCAAGTGGCGCATCAGGCATCCCACGGACGCCAGCGCCTATCAGCCTGTGCTCGAAAGCAATGGCCGGGGGGCCTGGCGTCATTCACTGGAACGGCCTCTGGCGTGGGATCGCCTCACCCTGTTACGGCGCATGGGGCATGTCACCGACGTATTTTCCGACGCCGAACTGATCAAGGCTGGCGATATCAGCGGCGTCAGTGACAATGCGCTGCGCAAGATGCATCTGGATAACGCAGTGCCACCGCCAGAGCTGACTCAGGCCATGCAACTGTTCAAGGCTGATGCGGATACGGCGCGCGTCATGGAGCAGTTGCAGGGGACGCAACCGATCGACGAAATGTACTTTTATGCGTTACCGCTGGTGACTGAAATGCCGCGCTGGCCGGCGAACCGGGTGCTGGAGGTCTTCGAAGGGCCGCAAATGTCCGGTAAATCCGTCAAGTACGGATCCGAGCGCCGGGTTCGGGGTGTGAGCGTCAAGGCGCCGATCCAGGTCACCCGGCCCGAGATCCTGAGCGGGGATATGCCAGCGCGAATTCTGGCGCAGCTCGACGAGTCCGAAATCACCCGACTGCTAGGCGGGGAAGGCGCGCGCGTGCATGACGCGAGGCCGGCAGAATTTGGCAAGCAAATGGCCGCTCACGCGCAAACCCGTCAACCAGCGATTCACGACAGTATTTACAAGGGCACTGAGCCCGTCGACGCCAGGGTCACGCTCTTGCAGAACGCCTGCCCGGGGCTCAGCGACGCGGCTGCGCAAGAGATCCTTGTACACAGTCACACCGATGATCTTGCGCGGCTGGGCTCTCCCCATCGAGTCCCGTTACGGATGCTGGAGGACGCTCGTTGGTACGCGCGGCGAAGTCGGCAAGTCACGGCCTATGCCGGCTTGCGCAGCGAAAACATCGCCTCGGCGGACAGCCGCCACCTGGCGCTGCACACCCTGGAACGTCTGCCGGGCTGGCCAGACACCGTGCGGCTGGAAGTCCGCGAAGGCAAGGACAGTGGCACGTTGCTCGACAGCATTGGCAGCGAGACGGCCCGCGAAAAAAAATACCTGATCAAAAAGGGCCCGCAATTCCAGGCATTCAATGATCGCGGTGAGGAACTCAATAGCCTGCCTCGAAGCGCAGGCAACTTTTACGCATCGATCATGCACGCCTTGCCCGATGATGCGCGCCGTAGCCTGGGCATGCCCGAGGTCAGTCAGTGGCCCGAACTGCAAAAAAAGATCATCGAATACGCCGATCAGCATTACAGCACCACGCTGGCCTTCCTGGAGCCGCAGGGCAAGTGGTTCAAGGCGCCTGTGCGGGTCAGCGAAACCTTGACCGGTTACGCGGCCAGTGGAAGGGGGCCCAGGCTCAATCCGGCGCTGAGTGCACGGGCGCGCGATATCTATCCCGATCTCACCGAAAGACAGGCTGACGACTTCATTCTGCAGCGAGTGCGGGCAGGCGATACCGAAAGTCAGATCGCTGAGATGTTGCAGAACCGCTCGGATGAATGGAACAACCTTGAGACGACACTTGATCAATGGGTGGAGCATTCGACGGCTGCGCGTGGCGAGCAGGGCCACCGGTTGCGGACTGCGCAAGCGCTGAAGGCGTGCTGGCGCAAGGCACCGTTAGCCGCCGAGATGCCCGGGGCAGACCAGCTCGCGTTCATCACCTACGATCCTTTGCCGGCACTTGCGGCGGATTTTACCCATGTGCGCAAACTGACCATTGGTGGCAACGGTATGACCGACGGCAATGCCGAAGCGTTTCTGGCTCTGCTGCCCAATGTCGAGAAATTGTCGCTGGGGCAGCGGAGCAATCACTATGGCATCTATGCGCTGCAACAAATGGCATTGACCACCTTGCCCGAGGCGGTGACCAGAATGGCCTCGCTGAAAAGTCTGAAGTTCAGAACAGCGGCGTTTGCATTAGCGATCTCTTTTCCAGCCAGATTGCGAGCATTGACCGGGCTTGAAGAGCTTCACCTCAACTACGCGGGATTGTTCACTCCCGCCCCGGTGCTTGAGCTGGCACCACTCACACACCTGGAAAAAATCAAGATCGAAGGCTTGAGCCTGGTGCAGTGGCCTGCCTATGTGCAAGGGCTTCCTGCACTGCAGCGTCTGGACCTGTCGCGCACCGCCATCAATTCCATTCCTGACTCGCTCTACACCGGACATGAACGACTCTGGGCGGGGCTATCGCTGGACTGGTCGAGGTTTTCCCATGAGGCGTTCAAGCCCGCTTATGAGTACGTCAAAAAGTACATGGGGGAACTCGGACATCTGGTTGATCTCGACTTGATGGTTCGCCGCTACTGTGCCGGCGAGCTGGAGTTTCTCACGGGGGAGGCCGGGCATATCAATCCGTTGCCTGCGCGCATCATGAACCTGTGGAACACCCCCGAAACCAGACTCAACGCCGTCGAGGCTTTACGTGCAGAGCACGCCGGGATCTTCCGGCAGTTTTATCTCCCCACGGCGTCCGATGGACTGAGAACGACCATGCTATTGCCGCGCTGGCAGACGCAACCCAATGCCCGGGTGCTGCGCGCACTCGAAAAAAACTGGCGTGCTGCCATACGCAAGCGCTATAGCCTGGACTCCAATGTGCAACCGCCTGGCCCACTGGAGCGGGAACTCCCCGTGAACCGCGACGATGCCGGCGTATTCGAGTTGTATGACTCGACCTGGACGCAGAACGAAATCACCGTCAGCGAGCTACCCCGGTTACCGGCCGGCACATTTTCCCACGTGCGGACCGTGCGCCTTGACCGCATGGTTGCGCCGGTCGAGCAGGTTCGCGATTTTCTCATGGCCTTCAGTGGCGTGCGTAACCTGGAAATCACGTCGAGCGTCTTGACCGAGGTGCCGTTCAGGCCGGGCGACCTGGCGCAACTGACGCGACTGGACCTCTCCTTTAACCAGATCGAATCCACCCCGGCGCTGCAGAGCCGGATCAATGGTCTGATAAACCTTGAACATCTGAGCATGCGCCTCAATCGGCTGACCGAACTGGATGTGTCGGGCCTGACCCGCCTCAAGACATTGAACCTCAGCTCGAATGCACTCGGTGCGTGGCCAAGGGGTGCTGAAAACCTTCCACAATTGAAATGGCTGGACCTGCGCTACAACAACATCGCTGCACTGCCGAAATCCGTGCTCGGCCACGCAGACATGCTGCTGCGCACCAGCCTGATGACCAACAATCCTTTCAGTGTCGAAGGGGCGGCGGCCTTGACGGCGGCGCAAGGGCGTATCGAAAGCGCCAGAGGTCTGCCCATCGGTGCCTTGGGGCAATTTGACTTGCAACCTGTACCGCTGCTGATGCCTCCGGGCGAGATGCCGGCCGAGACAGCGTTTTCTCTCGTTGAACGCCTGTTGCCGCCGCTTCTCGAGACCACCGTGGTTGAAGGTCCCGCAGGTTTTGCACAGCGGGTGCAGGATCTGAACCCGATCCTTTCGCCGGAAGAGGCGCAGCAATGCGTGGCCCGATTACGTCTGGAGGGGCTGACTGACGCAGGGATCGATGCCCGGTTACGCGAATGGCAAGAAACCGCCGTATCACTGACCCGCGAATTGAATGGCTGGATCTTTGCCCGCGAGGCCAATGTCTACGGCAGTCTGGTCTCGGCGTACAGTCGAGAAATGGCTGCGCTGAAAATCCGTGAATGCTGGCAGGATGGCGTGACCGGTCATGTCGATGGCGCAGGGCAGACCCTGAATCTTACCGGGGTGCACACAGGTGATTTACCGCCACTGTCGACAGTGCTTTCCCATGTCCGCACGCTCAATCTGACCGGTACCCGATTCACGCTGCAAAGTTTCAGCGGGTTTTGCCAGGCTTTTCCTGAGGTGACCACGCTGACGCTCAATGGCAATGCGCTGGAGGTGCTGCCGGGGGGCGTCGGCAACCTGAGCCAGTTGTCGCGGCTGGAGTTGAGCGGCAATCGCTTTGGGGATGCGCAAAGTGTTTATTCCCAGGTCGGAGGGGATCGCCTGCGATGGCTGGACCTCAGTCACAACCGTCTGGACGACTTCAACGCCAGCGCGTTCAGCCGACTGGAAACCCTCAATCTCGCCAACAATGGTCTGCAACATTGGCCAGACGGAATAATGGAGCTGGAACATCTGCAAACGTTGAACCTGACGCTCAACCGCATCATGAACATACCTGGCTGGCTGTTGGGGGGCGCGCATCAACCACTGGTTGCCGGCACTGACCTGTCCGAAAATCCACTGCTTCTCAATAGTCTGGAACAGCTCAGGGATTACAGCGTGGCCAACGGTGGTCGCCCTGTGATGGGACTGTCGCGAGCCACTCTGGATCATGAAATCGTGCAGCGCCAGTTACATGCCGACAGCGAGTCCGATTTTGACTATGAATCGGGGTCCGGGAGCGATGACAGCGATGACAGTGATGGCGGGGGGGCCGGTGGCGGCGCAGCGGTTGTGCCGGGTGCAGATGTACATGCGGGTGTCGAGGCACTTGAGGTTATTTCCAGCTCGCGACGCGACGTGGCTGCGCCCGCCATGGAAACCTGGCTTGCTTACGCTCCCGCTGATGCACGCGCCGCTCGGCAAGCGTTGTGGCGGCAATTGGCGCAAGAAGCCAATCATGAGTCGTTCTTTCATTTGCTCTCGACGTTGCCAGATACCCTCGAATACAGATTGTCGGGTGCCGATCTGACTCACCGGGTATGGGAGGTCATACAGGCTGCCGCTGAAAATGCCGAGTTGCGGGATCTTTTGTTTGCCAATGCCGAGACCCATGGCACCTGTCCCGATGGGCGCATCCTTTCGTTCAGCGAACTGGAAACTCGGGTCTTTGTGTACACCGCCCTGCGCGATACACCCCGTCATCGTGCGGACTTGCGAGGCAGAGCCTTGCTGGATATGACTCGACGCCTGTTTCGACTCGAAAGGGTCGACAGGCTGGCGGAAGCCGCTGCCGTTAACCAGGACAGAGCGGAGGTGCGTCTGCAGTACCGCATCGGCATGATCCGGGGCTGGCCGGACGGGCTGGAATTACCGGCGCAACCGGAGCATATGCTGTACGGCACTCCCATCCGGGGGCGGCAACTGGCCAATGCTCGCGCCTCTGTACTGGCGGATGAAGCGTCGAACATGTTCCTGGAGGATCTGAGCGCGCGTGATTACTGGGGCGCGTACCTGCAAGAACAATATCCCGCTGAGTTCGAGGCGCTTGAACAGAGCGCCACAACGCGCCAGGAGGAGGTCGAGGATGCATATCCCGACAGAAACGACAGTGCCGAATCGCTCCAGACTTATCTCGATGCGATGCAAGCGCTAAGGATCGAACTGGCCGATGCGCGCTCCGCGACGCTGCAGGCGCTGACACGCCAGGAAATGCAGAAATTGGCAGGAGCGCATGAAGAGGGGCTGCAGCCGGGCCCTTCGTCACCGCAACCGGGGCCCTCGTGGCGGCCGTGACGCAGTGATGGGGCGGGCCTGGGAGCAGAAGGCTCCCAGGCCCTTGGCCGGACTCAGTTGTCGTAACCCAGATTCGGCGCCAGCCAGCGCTCGGTCACGCTCAATTCCTGGCCTTTGCGCGAGGTGTAGCTGGCGACCTGATCCTTGTCGACCTTGCCCACGGCAAAGTACTGCGCCTGCGGATGGGCGAAGTACCAGCCGCTGACCGCTGCCGCCGGGAACATCGCGTAGTGCTCGGTGAGGAACACACCGCTGCGGCCGGCGCGCATTTCTTCGGCTTCCGGGTCGAGCAACGCGAACAGCGCCGCCTTCTCGGTGTGATCCGGGCAGGCCGGGTAACCCGGAGCAGGGCGGATGCCGCTGTACTGCTCTTTGATCAACGCTTCGTTGTCGAGGGTTTCGTCCTTGGCATAACCCCAGTGCTCTTTACGCACTTGCTGGTGCAGCCATTCGGCGCAGGCTTCGGCCAAACGGTCAGCGAGGGCTTTGACCATGATCGAGTTGTAGTCGTCGCCAGCGTCCTGATAAGCCTTGGCGACTTCTTCGGCGCCGATGCCGGCGGTGGTGATGAAGCCCCCGACGTAGTCAGTCACTTCACTGTCCTTCGGCGCAACGAAGTCGGCCAGCGAGAAGTTTGGTTTGCCGTCGGTCTTGATGATCTGTTGACGCAGGTGATGCAGCTTGGCCAATGGCTGGCCGTCATCGCCGTACAGTTCGATATCGTCGTCATGCACCTGATTGGCCGGCCAGAAACCGAACACTGCGCGGGCGCTGATCAACTTCTCGTCGATCAGCTTGGCGAGCATTTCCTGCGCGTCCTTGTACAGCGCGGTGGCGGCTTCACCGACCACTTCGTCTTCAAGGATGCGCGGGAACTTGCCGGCCAGGTCCCACGAAATGAAGAACGGCGTCCAGTCGATGTATTCGGCCAGCACCTTGAGGTCGATGTTGTCCAGCACCTTGCTGCCGGTGAAGGTCGGTTTGACCGGCTGATAATTCGCCCAGTCGAACTGTGGCTTCTTGGCGATCGCGGCGGCGTAGCTCAGACGCTCGGTGCGGGCGCTGCGGTTGGCGGTGCGTTCACGGACTTCAACGTATTCGGCACGGGTTCTTTCAACAAAACCGGCTTTCAATTCTTTCGACAGCAGTTGCGTGGCCACGCCGACCGCGCGGGAGGCGTCGGTTACGTAAACCACGGCATCGTTGCTGTACTTCGGCTCGATCTTCACCGCGGTGTGCGCTTTGGAAGTCGTCGCACCACCGATCATCAGCGGCAGGTGGAAGTCCTGACGCTGCATCTCACGGGCAACGTGGACCATTTCATCCAGCGACGGCGTGATCAGGCCGGAGAGCCCGATGATGTCGCACTTCTGCTCTTTGGCCACCTGCAGGATCTTCTCCGCCGGCACCATCACGCCGAGGTCGACGATGTCATAGCCGTTGCAGCCGAGCACCACGCCGACGATGTTCTTGCCGATGTCGTGCACATCGCCCTTCACCGTGGCCATGAGGATCTTGCCCTTGGCTTCCGGCTTGTCGCCTTTTTCCAGTTCGATGAACGGGATCAAGTGCGCCACGGCCTGCTTCATCACCCGGGCGGATTTCACCACCTGCGGCAGGAACATTTTGCCGGCGCCGAACAGGTCGCCGACGATGTTCATGCCGGACATCAGCGGGCCTTCGATCACTTCGATCGGACGGGCGAACGACTGACGCGATTCTTCGGTGTCTTCAACAATGTGCGTGGTGATGCCTTTGACCAGCGCATGTTCCAGACGCTTGTTGACCTCCCAGTTGCGCCACTCTTCGGTCTCGGCTTCCTTGACGCTGCCGTCGCCCTTGTACTTGTCGGCGATGGCGAGGAGGGCGTCGGTGCCTTCCGGGGTGCGGTTGAGAATTACATCTTCAACAGCGTCGCGCAGCTCTTGCGGGATCTGGTCGTAAATCTCCAGCTGACCGGCGTTGACGATGCCCATGGTCAGGCCCGCGCGGATCGCGTACAGCAGGAACACCGAGTGGATCGCCTCACGCACCGGGTTGTTGCCGCGGAACGAGAATGACACATTGGACACGCCGCCCGAAGTCAGCGCGTACGGCAGC encodes:
- the metH gene encoding methionine synthase, which translates into the protein MSDRSVRLQALKQALKERILILDGGMGTMIQSYKLEEQDYRGKRFADWPSDVKGNNDLLVITRPDVIGGIEKAYLDAGADILETNTFNATRISMADYGMEELAYELNVEGARLARKVADAKTAENPAKPRFVAGVLGPTSRTCSLSPDVNNPGYRNVTFDELVENYTEATKGLIEGGADLILIETIFDTLNAKAAIFAVQGVFEELHLELPIMISGTITDASGRTLSGQTTEAFWNSVAHAKPISVGLNCALGASELRPYLEELSNKANTHVSAHPNAGLPNEFGEYDELPSETAKVIEEFAQSGFLNIVGGCCGTTPGHIEAIAKAVAGYAPRQIPDIPKACRLSGLEPFTIDRSSLFVNVGERTNITGSAKFARLIREDNYTEALEVALQQVEAGAQVIDINMDEGMLDSKKAMVTFLNLIAGEPDISRVPIMIDSSKWEVIEAGLKCIQGKGIVNSISMKEGVEQFIHHAKLCKRYGAAVVVMAFDEAGQADTEARKKEICKRSYDILVNEVGFPPEDIIFDPNIFAVATGIEEHNNYAVDFINACAYIRDELPYALTSGGVSNVSFSFRGNNPVREAIHSVFLLYAIRAGLTMGIVNAGQLEIYDQIPQELRDAVEDVILNRTPEGTDALLAIADKYKGDGSVKEAETEEWRNWEVNKRLEHALVKGITTHIVEDTEESRQSFARPIEVIEGPLMSGMNIVGDLFGAGKMFLPQVVKSARVMKQAVAHLIPFIELEKGDKPEAKGKILMATVKGDVHDIGKNIVGVVLGCNGYDIVDLGVMVPAEKILQVAKEQKCDIIGLSGLITPSLDEMVHVAREMQRQDFHLPLMIGGATTSKAHTAVKIEPKYSNDAVVYVTDASRAVGVATQLLSKELKAGFVERTRAEYVEVRERTANRSARTERLSYAAAIAKKPQFDWANYQPVKPTFTGSKVLDNIDLKVLAEYIDWTPFFISWDLAGKFPRILEDEVVGEAATALYKDAQEMLAKLIDEKLISARAVFGFWPANQVHDDDIELYGDDGQPLAKLHHLRQQIIKTDGKPNFSLADFVAPKDSEVTDYVGGFITTAGIGAEEVAKAYQDAGDDYNSIMVKALADRLAEACAEWLHQQVRKEHWGYAKDETLDNEALIKEQYSGIRPAPGYPACPDHTEKAALFALLDPEAEEMRAGRSGVFLTEHYAMFPAAAVSGWYFAHPQAQYFAVGKVDKDQVASYTSRKGQELSVTERWLAPNLGYDN
- a CDS encoding NEL-type E3 ubiquitin ligase domain-containing protein, which codes for MIAIPPDPVSAQPVSPTPPANENRPVKLAATRSLHGVFLEKNAPQWLTDATTQRRDALKNVSTVLPSWYQDATPAQRTALSDSFKASVDAQNRLDKRMSTFEPVEAFAKPLLIKALKDQYQVQVDVEKTLLCLKRPVEMGVLKIELASFELFKLSLLDAALHNFEAYECAADAFHSTSGFVVATTTPDTYESVSPGLTVSQFLGLCRRLDIGKQYQTYLQGFFHPTDAAAEAELRERFISSQKATLRAAAEQALLQKDIEPADHAMIVSVIDGQMHPWIGEKPVWFADLGVMKKRMTGCVVFDICEKYRYSDEVIVYIPHDPEHPLKRYSSAQMRDEFKRLLTARDAAQASSAQPTSYQRFLSQFLPYDQRPYYFSQFTKKADDSPNDAWRLKRNPWLAFIESITPGSVFTRIRELPPERNVKLVPEPDPYIAASTVSREGRGIWAPNEDLWEYLYKQNCKKVLADARSHAVPTADVDVKAREAKLAHLMQIGMLGLNMVSMFVPVLGEVMMVVMAGQLLYETLEGAIEWSEGDRRAAKDHLIDVAENLAQIVVMAGVGVGVRKFSAASPVPVIEQLSPVKLPNGQTRLWKPDLGAYESTVTLEASPGPNMQGQYVIDGKTFIRQDGKVYEQFYDESISKWRIRHPTDASAYQPVLESNGRGAWRHSLERPLAWDRLTLLRRMGHVTDVFSDAELIKAGDISGVSDNALRKMHLDNAVPPPELTQAMQLFKADADTARVMEQLQGTQPIDEMYFYALPLVTEMPRWPANRVLEVFEGPQMSGKSVKYGSERRVRGVSVKAPIQVTRPEILSGDMPARILAQLDESEITRLLGGEGARVHDARPAEFGKQMAAHAQTRQPAIHDSIYKGTEPVDARVTLLQNACPGLSDAAAQEILVHSHTDDLARLGSPHRVPLRMLEDARWYARRSRQVTAYAGLRSENIASADSRHLALHTLERLPGWPDTVRLEVREGKDSGTLLDSIGSETAREKKYLIKKGPQFQAFNDRGEELNSLPRSAGNFYASIMHALPDDARRSLGMPEVSQWPELQKKIIEYADQHYSTTLAFLEPQGKWFKAPVRVSETLTGYAASGRGPRLNPALSARARDIYPDLTERQADDFILQRVRAGDTESQIAEMLQNRSDEWNNLETTLDQWVEHSTAARGEQGHRLRTAQALKACWRKAPLAAEMPGADQLAFITYDPLPALAADFTHVRKLTIGGNGMTDGNAEAFLALLPNVEKLSLGQRSNHYGIYALQQMALTTLPEAVTRMASLKSLKFRTAAFALAISFPARLRALTGLEELHLNYAGLFTPAPVLELAPLTHLEKIKIEGLSLVQWPAYVQGLPALQRLDLSRTAINSIPDSLYTGHERLWAGLSLDWSRFSHEAFKPAYEYVKKYMGELGHLVDLDLMVRRYCAGELEFLTGEAGHINPLPARIMNLWNTPETRLNAVEALRAEHAGIFRQFYLPTASDGLRTTMLLPRWQTQPNARVLRALEKNWRAAIRKRYSLDSNVQPPGPLERELPVNRDDAGVFELYDSTWTQNEITVSELPRLPAGTFSHVRTVRLDRMVAPVEQVRDFLMAFSGVRNLEITSSVLTEVPFRPGDLAQLTRLDLSFNQIESTPALQSRINGLINLEHLSMRLNRLTELDVSGLTRLKTLNLSSNALGAWPRGAENLPQLKWLDLRYNNIAALPKSVLGHADMLLRTSLMTNNPFSVEGAAALTAAQGRIESARGLPIGALGQFDLQPVPLLMPPGEMPAETAFSLVERLLPPLLETTVVEGPAGFAQRVQDLNPILSPEEAQQCVARLRLEGLTDAGIDARLREWQETAVSLTRELNGWIFAREANVYGSLVSAYSREMAALKIRECWQDGVTGHVDGAGQTLNLTGVHTGDLPPLSTVLSHVRTLNLTGTRFTLQSFSGFCQAFPEVTTLTLNGNALEVLPGGVGNLSQLSRLELSGNRFGDAQSVYSQVGGDRLRWLDLSHNRLDDFNASAFSRLETLNLANNGLQHWPDGIMELEHLQTLNLTLNRIMNIPGWLLGGAHQPLVAGTDLSENPLLLNSLEQLRDYSVANGGRPVMGLSRATLDHEIVQRQLHADSESDFDYESGSGSDDSDDSDGGGAGGGAAVVPGADVHAGVEALEVISSSRRDVAAPAMETWLAYAPADARAARQALWRQLAQEANHESFFHLLSTLPDTLEYRLSGADLTHRVWEVIQAAAENAELRDLLFANAETHGTCPDGRILSFSELETRVFVYTALRDTPRHRADLRGRALLDMTRRLFRLERVDRLAEAAAVNQDRAEVRLQYRIGMIRGWPDGLELPAQPEHMLYGTPIRGRQLANARASVLADEASNMFLEDLSARDYWGAYLQEQYPAEFEALEQSATTRQEEVEDAYPDRNDSAESLQTYLDAMQALRIELADARSATLQALTRQEMQKLAGAHEEGLQPGPSSPQPGPSWRP